One region of Pygocentrus nattereri isolate fPygNat1 chromosome 14, fPygNat1.pri, whole genome shotgun sequence genomic DNA includes:
- the ankrd40 gene encoding ankyrin repeat domain-containing protein 40 yields the protein MSTSSLDKELQERLREASAIGDIDEVRTLVESGVNINSQNEINGWTCLHWACKRNHKHIVAYLLNSGADKEILTAKDELAVQLTSKPEIRRLLGVEEEEEDVPELKEPELPIIPNYLSNPPFLYGKMDKDELNLARHVSQNGTSDHSESVDSEPATLSPTQEQQQPPQQQQLPQSLYAESQSQQAVSYISVVEQNGIVPSPVVNRSLSMEVSPEAHHGNHSEFTHNHTIAQNGPVCPPLPSPGAGTNQASVSNPTVTRQQSLPQQLNCSQPGGSMPAFQPFFFTSTFPVNVQELVLKVRIQNPHARENDFIEVELDRQELTYRALLRVCCRELDISAEHVEKIRKLPNTMLRKDKDVARLQDFQELEVVLEKAEGLSLFSGGPGGLTDRPCYNMKASRLTY from the exons ATGTCAACGTCGTCTTTGGACAAAGAACTGCAAGAGCGGTTAAGAGAGGCAAGTGCCATCGGGGACATTGACGAAGTCCGGACTCTAGTGGAGAGCGGAGTCAACATCAACTCTCAGAACGAAATCAACGGATG GACGTGTTTGCATTGGGCATGCAAAAGAAACCACAAACACATAGTAGCATATCTTTTGAATTCTGGAGCTGACAAGGAAATCCTCACTGCAAAAGATGAGTTAGCTGTTCAGTTAACCTCCAAACCTGAAATCAGAAGATTGCTAGGAG tggaggaggaggaggaggatgtgcCTGAGCTGAAGGAACCAGAGCTGCCAATCATTCCAAATTATCTGTCCAACCCTCCTTTTTTGTATGGCAAGATGGATAAGGATGAGTTGAATCTAGCACGACATGTTTCTCAGAATGGCACCAGCGACCATTCAGAGTCTGTAGACTCTGAGCCAGCCACCCTGTCTCCGACACAAGAGCAGCAGCAACCTccacagcaacagcagctgCCTCAGAGCCTGTATGCAGAATCCCAGAGCCAGCAAGCAGTGTCCTATATTTCTGTGGTGGAGCAGAATGGCATTGTGCCAAGCCCTGTGGTTAACAGGTCCCTGTCCATGGAGGTGTCCCCCGAGGCCCACCACGGCAACCATAGTGAATTTACCCATAATCACACCATTGCCCAGAATGGCCCTGTGTGCCCCCCGCTACCCTCACCAGGTGCAGGCACAAACCAGGCCTCTGTCTCCAACCCCACCGTTACCCGACAACAGTCTTTGCCCCAGCAGCTAAACTGCTCACAGCCTGGAGGCTCTATGCCTGCCTTCCAGCCCTTCTTTTTCACCAGCACTTTCCCCGTCAATGTGCAGG agCTGGTCCTGAAAGTGCGGATCCAGAACCCTCATGCAAGAGAAAATGATTTCATCGAAGTGGAGCTAGACCGACAGGAGTTGACATACCGGGCACTGCTGCGTGTCTGTTGCCGCGAGCTGGACATCAGTGCCGAACATGTGGAGAAAATTCGCAAGCTTCCCAACACCATGCTCAGAAAG GACAAAGATGTGGCTCGACTACAAGATTTTCAGGAGCTGGAAGTTGTGTTGGAGAAGGCAGAAGGTTTGTCTCTGTTCTCTGGAGGCCCAGGGGGGCTGACGGATAGGCCCTGCTACAACATGAAGGCATCCAGGCTGACTTACTAG
- the tom1 gene encoding target of Myb protein 1 isoform X2, with protein MDFLIGNPFSTPVGHRIEYATSSSLQSEDWGLNMEICDIINETEEGPKDAVRAIKKRIVGNKNFREVMLALTVLEACVKNCGHRFHLLVSTREFVEGVLVQTILPKNEPPLVLHDRVLSIIQAWADAFRSSPDLTGVVFVYEDLRRKGLEFPMTELENCSPIHTPIKRVPDQKFPVTMCDAPLSPTHPVQSPPQTPSMQNPEGPIILSPDQVKKLKADLEVVRSNLRVMSDIMIQMDPGRIPKSDTELLRQLYSSCKATQERVVHLIPRVTEETLVEQLLVANDDMNATFTRYHSFERHLNRQNTGQSCPTYGNLIDLNSSKSHNQSKQSTPIHEPISHTVDSLSSQMAGLSTKVEGHTQQQHYSSGRLQNREENSTVLDELAAGQTQLHNAEVIPVNQSGVMDDIERWLDVDDDDDLADSEGVTSEEFDRFLAERAKAAERLPSVKASTHDHLPSKPQ; from the exons AATATGCCACAAGCTCAAGTCTGCAGTCAGAGGACTGGGGCCTAAACATGGAAATCTGTGACATCATCAATGAGACGGAGGAAGG ACCTAAAGATGCTGTCAGAGCGATAAAGAAGAGGATTGTCGGGAATAAAAACTTTAGAGAAGTCATGCTTGCTTTGACT GTTCTGGAGGCTTGTGTAAAGAACTGTGGCCACAGGTTCCATCtcctggtgtcgaccagagaaTTTGTAGAGGGGGTTTTGGTCCAAAcaattttacctaaaaatgagcctcctctagttcttcatgaCAGAGTACTGAGTATTATACAG gCCTGGGCTGATGCATTCCGCAGTTCACCAGATTTAACGGGAGTAGTTTTTGTGTATGAAGATCTCAGAAGGAAAGGGCTGGAATTTCCGATGACTGAGCTGGAAAATTGTTCCCCAATCCACACACCCATCAAG CGAGTTCCTGACCAGAAGTTCCCCGTAACCATGTGTGATGCCCCCCTCTCCCCTACACACCCAGTTCAGTCCCCACCGCAGACTCCTTCCATGCAGAATCCAGAAGGCCCCATCATTTTATCACCTGATCAG GTGAAGAAGCTGAAGGCTGATCTGGAGGTAGTTCGTAGTAACCTCAGAGTGATGTCAGATATAATGATTCAAATGGATCCTGGACGCATTCCGAAATCTGACACAGAACTCCTGCGG CAGTTGTACTCCTCATGTAAGGCAACACAGGAACGAGTAGTGCACCTTATTCCCAGAGTAACTGAGGAGACGTTGGTAGAGCAGCTGCTGGTTGCCAATGACGACATGAACGCAACCTTCACACGATATCACAG TTTTGAAAGACATCTCAACAGACAGAACACTGGACAATCG TGTCCCACTTATGGCAACCTTATTGACCTCAACTCTTCTAAATCACACAACCAATCAAAGCAATCAACCCCTATTCATGAGCCCATCAGCCACACAGTCGACTCACTGTCCAGTCAGATGGCTGGCCTAA GCACAAAAGTAGAAGGCCatacacaacaacaacactaTTCTTCAGGGCGGCTCCAAAACAG GGAGGAGAATTCTACAGTACTGGACGAACTAGCTGCAGGACAAACTCAACTGCATAATGCTGAAGTG ATCCCTGTCAATCAGAGTGGTGTGATGGACGACATTGAACGGTGGCTTGATGTGGATGAT GATGATGACTTGGCAGATTCTGAGGGCGTGACCAGTGAAG AGTTTGATCGATTTTTGGCAGAGAGAGCAAAAGCAGCTGAGCGTCTTCCCTCTGTGAAAGCATCAACTCATGACCACCTGCCATCAAAACCGCAGTGA
- the tom1 gene encoding target of Myb protein 1 isoform X1 produces MDFLIGNPFSTPVGHRIEYATSSSLQSEDWGLNMEICDIINETEEGPKDAVRAIKKRIVGNKNFREVMLALTVLEACVKNCGHRFHLLVSTREFVEGVLVQTILPKNEPPLVLHDRVLSIIQAWADAFRSSPDLTGVVFVYEDLRRKGLEFPMTELENCSPIHTPIKRVPDQKFPVTMCDAPLSPTHPVQSPPQTPSMQNPEGPIILSPDQVKKLKADLEVVRSNLRVMSDIMIQMDPGRIPKSDTELLRQLYSSCKATQERVVHLIPRVTEETLVEQLLVANDDMNATFTRYHSFERHLNRQNTGQSCPTYGNLIDLNSSKSHNQSKQSTPIHEPISHTVDSLSSQMAGLSTKVEGHTQQQHYSSGRLQNREENSTVLDELAAGQTQLHNAEVDDSRDSIPLGTSSEFYWMVDKGMIPVNQSGVMDDIERWLDVDDDDDLADSEGVTSEEFDRFLAERAKAAERLPSVKASTHDHLPSKPQ; encoded by the exons AATATGCCACAAGCTCAAGTCTGCAGTCAGAGGACTGGGGCCTAAACATGGAAATCTGTGACATCATCAATGAGACGGAGGAAGG ACCTAAAGATGCTGTCAGAGCGATAAAGAAGAGGATTGTCGGGAATAAAAACTTTAGAGAAGTCATGCTTGCTTTGACT GTTCTGGAGGCTTGTGTAAAGAACTGTGGCCACAGGTTCCATCtcctggtgtcgaccagagaaTTTGTAGAGGGGGTTTTGGTCCAAAcaattttacctaaaaatgagcctcctctagttcttcatgaCAGAGTACTGAGTATTATACAG gCCTGGGCTGATGCATTCCGCAGTTCACCAGATTTAACGGGAGTAGTTTTTGTGTATGAAGATCTCAGAAGGAAAGGGCTGGAATTTCCGATGACTGAGCTGGAAAATTGTTCCCCAATCCACACACCCATCAAG CGAGTTCCTGACCAGAAGTTCCCCGTAACCATGTGTGATGCCCCCCTCTCCCCTACACACCCAGTTCAGTCCCCACCGCAGACTCCTTCCATGCAGAATCCAGAAGGCCCCATCATTTTATCACCTGATCAG GTGAAGAAGCTGAAGGCTGATCTGGAGGTAGTTCGTAGTAACCTCAGAGTGATGTCAGATATAATGATTCAAATGGATCCTGGACGCATTCCGAAATCTGACACAGAACTCCTGCGG CAGTTGTACTCCTCATGTAAGGCAACACAGGAACGAGTAGTGCACCTTATTCCCAGAGTAACTGAGGAGACGTTGGTAGAGCAGCTGCTGGTTGCCAATGACGACATGAACGCAACCTTCACACGATATCACAG TTTTGAAAGACATCTCAACAGACAGAACACTGGACAATCG TGTCCCACTTATGGCAACCTTATTGACCTCAACTCTTCTAAATCACACAACCAATCAAAGCAATCAACCCCTATTCATGAGCCCATCAGCCACACAGTCGACTCACTGTCCAGTCAGATGGCTGGCCTAA GCACAAAAGTAGAAGGCCatacacaacaacaacactaTTCTTCAGGGCGGCTCCAAAACAG GGAGGAGAATTCTACAGTACTGGACGAACTAGCTGCAGGACAAACTCAACTGCATAATGCTGAAGTG GATGACAGCCGAGACTCCATCCCCCTCGGCACCTCCTCTGAATTTTATTGGATGGTGGACAAGGGCATG ATCCCTGTCAATCAGAGTGGTGTGATGGACGACATTGAACGGTGGCTTGATGTGGATGAT GATGATGACTTGGCAGATTCTGAGGGCGTGACCAGTGAAG AGTTTGATCGATTTTTGGCAGAGAGAGCAAAAGCAGCTGAGCGTCTTCCCTCTGTGAAAGCATCAACTCATGACCACCTGCCATCAAAACCGCAGTGA